One window of Rhizobium leguminosarum genomic DNA carries:
- a CDS encoding nucleoside deaminase, which produces MEMALEEARAAGERGEVPIGAVIVIDDIAISRAGNRTRELKDVTAHAEIAAIRLACETLGQERLVGADLYVTLEPCTMCAAAISFARIRRLYYGAEDPKGGGVDNGVRFYAQPTCHHAPEVYSGFNEVQSADILRRFFSQKREAP; this is translated from the coding sequence ATGGAGATGGCGCTTGAAGAAGCGCGTGCCGCCGGAGAACGCGGCGAGGTGCCGATCGGCGCCGTCATCGTTATCGACGATATCGCCATTTCCCGGGCGGGAAACCGCACGCGCGAGCTTAAAGACGTGACCGCGCATGCCGAAATCGCTGCGATCCGGCTTGCCTGCGAAACGCTCGGACAAGAGCGTCTCGTCGGCGCCGATCTCTACGTGACGCTCGAGCCTTGCACCATGTGCGCGGCAGCCATCTCGTTTGCGCGTATCCGCAGGCTCTATTACGGCGCCGAAGACCCGAAGGGCGGCGGCGTCGACAATGGCGTGCGATTTTATGCGCAGCCAACCTGTCACCACGCTCCGGAGGTTTATTCCGGCTTCAACGAGGTGCAATCGGCCGACATACTGAGACGATTCTTTTCGCAAAAGAGAGAGGCGCCGTAA
- a CDS encoding patatin-like phospholipase family protein, translating into MQHAEIISPKLPAISDLPTVAVAFGGGGARGLAHIHVIETLDELGIRPVAVSGSSMGAIMGAGMAAGMSGAEIREHALATVGNRTAVVSRIWGLRPATVRDAVAKGIRIGQFNLERILKAFLPSELPARFEDLLVPMKVITTDYYGQCEVIIEEGELFPALAASSAIPAVFMPVRLRDRVMIDGGISNPVPYECLMDLADIVVGIDVVGAPEGDGTHIPNRMESIFGSGQLMMQTAITLKLKLRPPHIFLRPAVGRTGVMDFLKARDVLAMSVGVKDDLKFALDREIEARLKR; encoded by the coding sequence GTGCAGCACGCAGAGATCATCAGCCCGAAACTGCCTGCGATCAGCGATCTTCCAACGGTCGCCGTCGCTTTCGGCGGCGGCGGCGCGCGCGGGCTTGCCCATATCCATGTGATCGAGACGCTCGACGAACTCGGTATCCGGCCGGTGGCGGTGTCAGGCTCGTCGATGGGTGCGATCATGGGGGCCGGCATGGCCGCCGGCATGTCCGGCGCCGAAATCCGCGAACATGCGCTGGCGACCGTCGGCAACAGGACGGCCGTCGTCAGCCGCATCTGGGGTCTGAGGCCGGCGACGGTGCGGGATGCCGTGGCCAAGGGCATCCGCATTGGTCAGTTCAATCTGGAGCGGATCCTCAAGGCCTTTCTGCCGTCCGAGCTGCCGGCCCGCTTTGAAGATCTGCTGGTGCCGATGAAAGTCATCACCACCGATTATTACGGGCAGTGTGAAGTCATCATCGAAGAGGGCGAGTTGTTTCCGGCACTCGCCGCCTCGTCCGCCATCCCCGCCGTCTTCATGCCGGTGCGCCTGCGCGACCGCGTGATGATCGACGGCGGTATCAGCAATCCGGTGCCCTACGAGTGCCTGATGGATCTTGCCGACATCGTCGTCGGCATCGATGTTGTCGGCGCGCCGGAAGGCGACGGCACCCATATCCCGAACCGCATGGAGAGCATCTTCGGTTCCGGCCAGCTGATGATGCAGACGGCGATCACGCTGAAGCTGAAGCTCCGCCCGCCGCATATCTTCCTGCGCCCGGCCGTCGGCCGCACCGGCGTCATGGATTTCCTCAAGGCTCGCGATGTGCTGGCCATGTCGGTCGGTGTCAAGGACGACCTGAAATTCGCCCTCGACCGCGAGATCGAAGCGCGGCTGAAGCGCTGA
- a CDS encoding monovalent cation:proton antiporter-2 (CPA2) family protein, with the protein MSAPNAFFSETILLLGGAVVAAPIFKKLGLGTVLGYLAAGIVIGPVFHGITDGEQILAVAELGVVFLLFIIGLELKPTRLWQMRRDIFGLGTAQVVVTGLALTALAWFSHVLDWRGSIVAGFGLALSSTAFAMQILEGDGDVNTRYGQRSFSMLLFQDLAIVPLLALITVLDGGGKGSNAPLADFAVAVGAVAAMVVMGRYLLTPLFQIIARTGAREAMIAAALFVVMGSASLMQLAGLSMAMGAFLSGVMLAESSYRHELEADIEPFRGVLLAIFFIAVGLSLQLDVLADNALFVIVAVPIIMAVKAIIIYGLCRISGSPRNDAIRIAFLLPQGGEFGFVLFTAAATVGLMSASTASLLVAIVTLSMALTPIGAALSKRLLSGDEHEELDEDFEGAGADVLMVGFSRFGQITAQILLAGGRSVTVIDFSADRIRQASAFGFRIYFGDGARKDVLRSAGIDRAKIVLVCTQKKEITDKVVELVQADYPHTRLYVRSYDRVHSIELRNKGVDYELRETLESGLLFGRRTLEALGVPEVDAYEIGEDIRKRDEARLVLQVSEGLQAGRDMLFSHPVRPEPLVKPKRAADAFEDDLLAGTVDATAEA; encoded by the coding sequence ATGTCAGCGCCCAATGCCTTTTTTTCCGAAACGATCCTGCTGCTCGGCGGAGCAGTGGTCGCCGCGCCGATCTTCAAGAAGCTCGGGCTCGGCACGGTTCTCGGCTACCTCGCTGCCGGCATCGTCATCGGCCCGGTTTTCCACGGCATCACCGACGGCGAACAGATCCTTGCCGTCGCCGAACTCGGCGTCGTCTTCCTGCTCTTCATCATCGGACTGGAATTGAAACCCACGCGTCTCTGGCAGATGCGGCGCGACATCTTCGGCCTCGGCACGGCGCAGGTGGTGGTGACCGGGCTGGCGCTGACCGCGCTCGCCTGGTTTTCCCACGTTCTCGATTGGCGCGGCAGCATCGTCGCCGGCTTTGGCCTGGCACTGTCTTCGACGGCCTTCGCCATGCAGATCCTCGAGGGCGACGGCGACGTCAACACGAGATACGGACAACGTTCCTTCTCGATGCTGCTGTTCCAGGACCTGGCGATCGTGCCGCTGCTGGCGCTGATCACCGTTCTCGACGGCGGCGGCAAGGGCAGCAATGCGCCGCTTGCCGATTTCGCGGTCGCCGTCGGCGCGGTCGCGGCGATGGTCGTCATGGGGCGTTATCTGCTGACGCCGCTCTTCCAGATCATCGCCCGGACCGGCGCGCGCGAGGCGATGATTGCCGCCGCCCTTTTCGTCGTCATGGGATCGGCAAGCCTGATGCAGCTTGCCGGACTTTCGATGGCGATGGGCGCATTTCTGTCCGGGGTGATGCTCGCCGAATCCTCCTACCGGCACGAGTTGGAGGCCGATATCGAGCCCTTCCGCGGCGTGCTGCTCGCCATCTTCTTCATCGCCGTCGGCCTGTCGCTGCAGCTCGACGTCCTCGCCGACAACGCGCTCTTCGTCATCGTCGCGGTGCCGATCATCATGGCGGTCAAGGCGATCATCATCTACGGGCTTTGCCGGATCTCCGGCTCTCCGCGCAACGATGCGATCCGGATTGCCTTCCTGCTGCCGCAGGGCGGCGAATTCGGCTTCGTGCTGTTTACCGCGGCGGCAACCGTCGGGCTGATGTCGGCAAGCACGGCATCGCTGCTGGTCGCGATCGTGACGCTGTCCATGGCCCTGACGCCGATCGGCGCGGCCCTTTCGAAGCGGCTGCTCAGCGGCGATGAGCATGAGGAATTGGACGAGGATTTCGAGGGCGCCGGCGCCGATGTGCTGATGGTCGGCTTCTCGCGTTTCGGCCAGATCACCGCCCAGATCCTGCTTGCCGGCGGGCGCAGCGTCACCGTCATCGATTTTTCGGCGGACCGTATCCGCCAGGCCTCCGCCTTCGGCTTTCGCATCTATTTCGGCGACGGCGCCCGCAAGGACGTGCTGCGCTCGGCCGGCATCGACCGGGCAAAGATCGTGCTCGTCTGCACGCAGAAGAAGGAAATCACCGACAAGGTGGTGGAACTGGTGCAGGCGGACTATCCGCACACCAGGCTCTACGTGCGCTCCTATGACCGCGTCCATTCGATCGAACTGCGCAACAAGGGTGTCGATTACGAACTGCGCGAAACGTTGGAATCGGGCCTGCTCTTCGGGCGGCGGACGCTGGAGGCGCTTGGTGTGCCCGAGGTCGACGCCTATGAAATCGGTGAGGATATCCGCAAGCGCGACGAGGCGCGCCTGGTGCTGCAGGTTTCCGAAGGATTGCAAGCCGGCCGCGACATGCTGTTTTCCCATCCCGTCCGCCCCGAACCGCTGGTCAAGCCGAAACGTGCCGCCGATGCTTTCGAGGACGATCTGCTGGCAGGCACCGTGGATGCGACGGCGGAGGCGTAA
- a CDS encoding pseudouridine synthase, which produces MTPKDKPKRPGAKPFSRDDGPKAGAKPGGAKPAKAAIAAEADSEAKAERISKVMARAGVASRRDIERMIMEGRVTLNGRVLDTPVVNVTLADRIEVDGVPIRGIERTRLWLYHKPAGLVTTNADPEGRSTVFDNLPEELPRVMSIGRLDINTEGLLLLTNDGGLARALELPATGWLRRYRVRAHGEIDQDALDKLKDGIAVDGVLYGSIEATLDRTQASNVWITMGLREGKNREIKNVMGALGLDVNRLIRISYGPFQLGDLPEGHVIEVRGRTLRDQLGPRLIEEAKANFDAPLYNAPAVAAEDEAEAPVPERREQRPRRDEDKRERALSRLDTKRDDRRDSGRRDDDRRDGGRRDDDKPKRPQPLGQRRSANVWMAPGARPLGEKAAAKADKNEQTARRRGEQVPAKGAGSHHIEDRPRTQINRVREEDGEWIRSSEQPHRKDEGEGSGRKRSFGDRPAREDRGFGDRPARGDRRPREGGDERPRARSSAGEGRPERPRGDRPFGDRPSRGDRPFGDKPRGDRKPRSDGDERPRAARASTGEGRSERPRGDRPFGDRPSRGDRPFGDKPRGDRKPRDGDERPRAARASTGEARSERPRGDRPFGDRPSRGDRPFGDKPRGDRRPREDGDERPRAARASAGEGRSERPRGERSFGDKSTGGRPSGDKPSGDKPRGKGFGAKPGGVKNFSGKPKGAKPGNDRPGGDRPAGGPSRGGAKGKGMTRGADRRR; this is translated from the coding sequence ATGACACCCAAAGACAAGCCAAAACGCCCGGGCGCGAAGCCCTTTTCACGGGACGACGGACCGAAGGCCGGCGCGAAGCCTGGCGGCGCGAAGCCGGCAAAGGCTGCGATCGCCGCCGAGGCCGATAGCGAGGCCAAGGCCGAACGCATTTCCAAGGTGATGGCACGCGCCGGCGTCGCGTCCCGCCGCGACATCGAACGGATGATCATGGAAGGCCGTGTGACGCTGAACGGCAGGGTTCTCGACACCCCGGTCGTCAACGTTACGCTCGCCGATCGCATCGAGGTCGACGGCGTGCCGATCCGCGGCATCGAGCGCACCAGGCTATGGCTCTATCACAAGCCGGCCGGCCTCGTGACCACCAATGCCGATCCGGAAGGCCGCTCGACCGTCTTCGACAATCTGCCGGAAGAACTGCCGCGCGTCATGTCGATCGGCCGCCTCGATATCAACACCGAAGGCCTGCTGCTGCTGACCAATGACGGCGGTCTCGCCCGCGCGCTCGAGCTGCCGGCGACCGGTTGGCTGCGCCGCTACCGTGTCCGCGCTCATGGCGAGATCGATCAGGACGCGCTCGACAAGCTGAAGGACGGCATCGCCGTCGACGGCGTGCTCTATGGCTCGATCGAGGCGACGCTCGACCGCACGCAAGCGTCGAACGTCTGGATCACCATGGGTCTTCGCGAAGGCAAGAACCGCGAAATCAAGAACGTGATGGGTGCGCTCGGCCTCGACGTCAACCGCCTGATCCGCATTTCCTATGGCCCGTTCCAGCTCGGCGACTTGCCGGAAGGCCATGTCATCGAAGTGCGCGGCCGCACGCTTCGCGACCAGCTCGGCCCGCGCCTGATCGAGGAAGCCAAGGCGAATTTCGACGCGCCGCTCTACAACGCGCCGGCCGTCGCTGCCGAGGACGAGGCTGAAGCCCCAGTGCCGGAACGGCGCGAACAGCGTCCGCGCCGCGACGAGGACAAGCGCGAACGGGCGCTGAGCCGCCTCGACACCAAGCGCGACGATCGCCGCGACAGCGGGCGTAGAGATGACGATCGCCGCGATGGCGGCCGCAGGGATGATGACAAGCCGAAGCGTCCTCAGCCGCTCGGCCAGCGTCGCAGCGCCAATGTCTGGATGGCGCCCGGTGCCCGCCCCCTTGGCGAAAAGGCTGCGGCGAAAGCCGACAAGAATGAGCAGACCGCCCGCCGGCGCGGCGAGCAGGTGCCGGCAAAGGGTGCCGGTTCCCACCATATCGAGGATCGCCCGCGCACGCAGATCAATCGCGTGCGCGAGGAGGACGGCGAATGGATCCGTTCGAGCGAGCAGCCCCACCGCAAGGATGAGGGCGAAGGCTCCGGCCGCAAGCGCTCGTTCGGGGATCGGCCCGCCCGCGAAGACCGCGGTTTTGGCGACCGCCCGGCCCGCGGCGACCGCCGCCCCCGTGAAGGAGGTGACGAACGTCCGCGTGCCAGAAGCTCGGCCGGCGAAGGCCGTCCGGAGCGTCCGCGCGGCGACCGGCCTTTCGGTGATCGTCCCTCGCGCGGCGATCGGCCCTTCGGCGACAAGCCGCGCGGTGATCGCAAACCCCGTTCGGATGGTGACGAGCGTCCTCGTGCCGCCAGAGCCTCCACCGGTGAGGGGCGTTCGGAGCGTCCGCGCGGCGACCGGCCTTTCGGTGATCGTCCCTCGCGTGGCGATCGGCCCTTCGGCGACAAGCCGCGGGGTGATCGCAAACCGCGGGATGGTGACGAGCGTCCTCGTGCCGCCAGAGCCTCCACCGGTGAGGCCCGTTCGGAGCGTCCGCGCGGCGACCGGCCTTTCGGTGATCGTCCTTCGCGTGGCGATCGGCCCTTCGGCGACAAGCCGCGTGGTGATCGCAGACCGCGCGAGGACGGTGATGAACGTCCGCGCGCAGCCAGGGCCTCCGCCGGCGAAGGCCGCTCCGAGCGTCCGCGTGGCGAACGATCCTTCGGCGATAAATCTACGGGCGGCAGGCCTTCGGGCGACAAGCCTTCGGGTGACAAGCCACGCGGCAAGGGCTTTGGTGCCAAGCCGGGTGGGGTCAAGAATTTTTCCGGTAAGCCGAAGGGCGCCAAGCCGGGCAATGACAGGCCGGGCGGCGACAGGCCTGCGGGCGGGCCGTCCAGAGGTGGTGCAAAAGGAAAGGGAATGACACGCGGTGCGGATCGTCGGCGGTGA
- the rsmD gene encoding 16S rRNA (guanine(966)-N(2))-methyltransferase RsmD yields MRIVGGEFRGRPLAVPKSNDIRPTADRTRESLFNILSHAYPECVDGTRILDLFAGTGAVGLEAVSRGCRHALFVENSVEGRGLLWENIDALGLHGRTRILRRDATDLGSVGNLEAFDVLFADPPYGKGLGEKAMAAAASGGWLRPGAIAVLEERADIVVSVHPSYVFLENRIFGDTRVHFFRYQPQ; encoded by the coding sequence GTGCGGATCGTCGGCGGTGAATTTCGCGGACGGCCTCTCGCCGTGCCAAAATCCAACGATATCCGGCCGACTGCCGACCGGACGCGCGAGAGCCTGTTCAATATACTGAGCCATGCCTATCCGGAATGCGTCGACGGCACCCGGATCCTCGATCTTTTTGCCGGAACCGGCGCCGTCGGCCTCGAAGCCGTTTCACGCGGCTGTCGCCATGCGCTCTTCGTCGAAAACAGCGTCGAGGGCAGGGGGCTGCTCTGGGAAAACATCGATGCGCTCGGCCTGCACGGCCGCACGCGCATCCTGCGCCGCGATGCCACCGATCTTGGCAGCGTCGGCAATCTCGAAGCCTTCGACGTGCTGTTTGCCGACCCGCCCTATGGCAAGGGTCTCGGCGAGAAGGCGATGGCGGCGGCAGCCAGTGGCGGCTGGCTGCGGCCTGGCGCGATCGCGGTGCTGGAAGAGCGCGCCGATATTGTCGTTTCCGTGCATCCTTCCTATGTTTTCCTCGAAAACCGCATCTTCGGCGATACGAGGGTGCATTTCTTCCGGTATCAGCCGCAATAA
- the ileS gene encoding isoleucine--tRNA ligase, which produces MTDTAEKIDYSKTLYLPETDFPMRAGLPQKEPELVKRWQEMGLYKKLRASAAGREKFVLHDGPPYANGNIHIGHALNKILKDVINRSFQMRGYDANYVPGWDCHGLPIEWKIEEKYREKGKNKDEVPVNEFRRECREFATGWIKVQAEEFKRLGIEGDFDNPYTTMNFHAEARIAGELLKIAASGQLYRGSKPIMWSVVERTALAEAEVEYQDFESDTIWVKFPVVEGPAALKDGFVVIWTTTPWTIPGNRAISFSARVSYGLYEVTAAENDFGPRPGEKLIFADKLAEESFAKSKLQYKRLSDVSAADFAAMACAHPFKGLDGGYEFAVPLLDGDHVTDDAGTGFVHTAPSHGREDFDAWMSAVRTLEARGIDSKIPFPVDDGGFYTSDAPGLEGARVIDDNGKKGDANDRVIKELIARGALFARGRLKHQYPHSWRSKKPVIFRNTPQWFVHMDKTLADGTTLRSRALGAIDDTRFVPAAGQNRLRAMIEGRPDWVLSRQRAWGVPIAVFADEQGEVLVDDAVNARILDAFEQEGADAWFADGAKERFLGNDHDHSRWTQVMDILDVWFDSGSTHTFTLEDRPDLKWPADLYLEGSDQHRGWFHSSLLESAATRGRAPYNAVLTHGFTMDEKGEKMSKSKGNVTAPQEVMKDAGADILRLWVMTSDYADDLRVGKTIIQTNVDAYRKLRNTIRWMLGTLAHDTGEEIAFADLPELEQLMLHRLAELDELVRENYDAFDFKKIARALIDFANVELSAFYFDVRKDALYCDAPSSLRRRASLHVIRQIFDCMVTWLAPMLPFTTEEAWLSRNPSAVSVHLEQFAPVAKEWRNDALAEKWKKIRTVRSVVTGALEIERKDKRIGSSLEAAPVVYVADPELLKALEGQDFTEVCITSAIEVRAGEGPAGAFRLAEVPEVSVVPKLAEGEKCARSWRITRDVGSDPEYPDVSARDAAALRELALLA; this is translated from the coding sequence ATGACCGACACCGCCGAAAAGATCGACTATTCGAAGACCCTCTATTTGCCCGAAACCGATTTCCCGATGCGCGCCGGCCTGCCGCAGAAGGAGCCGGAGCTGGTCAAGCGCTGGCAGGAGATGGGTCTCTACAAGAAACTGCGCGCTTCGGCCGCCGGCCGCGAAAAATTCGTGCTTCACGACGGCCCGCCCTACGCCAATGGCAACATCCATATCGGCCATGCGCTGAACAAGATCCTCAAGGATGTCATCAACCGTTCGTTCCAGATGCGCGGCTACGACGCCAATTACGTGCCCGGCTGGGATTGCCACGGCCTGCCGATCGAATGGAAGATCGAAGAGAAGTACCGCGAGAAGGGCAAGAACAAGGACGAGGTCCCGGTTAACGAATTCCGCCGCGAATGCCGTGAGTTTGCCACTGGCTGGATCAAGGTCCAGGCCGAAGAGTTCAAGCGTCTCGGCATCGAAGGCGACTTCGACAATCCCTATACGACGATGAACTTCCACGCGGAAGCGCGCATCGCCGGCGAACTCCTGAAGATCGCCGCAAGCGGCCAGCTTTATCGCGGCTCCAAGCCGATCATGTGGTCAGTCGTCGAGCGCACGGCACTGGCCGAGGCCGAGGTCGAATACCAGGACTTTGAGAGCGACACGATCTGGGTGAAATTCCCCGTCGTCGAAGGTCCGGCTGCGCTCAAGGATGGGTTCGTGGTCATCTGGACGACCACGCCCTGGACGATCCCCGGCAACCGCGCGATCTCTTTTTCCGCACGTGTCTCCTACGGTCTCTACGAGGTAACGGCTGCCGAGAACGATTTTGGTCCGCGTCCCGGCGAAAAGCTGATCTTTGCCGATAAGCTGGCTGAGGAATCCTTCGCCAAGTCCAAGCTGCAGTACAAGCGCCTGAGCGATGTCTCTGCGGCCGACTTCGCAGCGATGGCCTGTGCCCATCCCTTCAAGGGTCTGGACGGCGGCTATGAATTCGCCGTGCCATTGCTTGATGGCGATCACGTCACCGATGATGCCGGCACCGGTTTCGTGCACACGGCACCCAGCCACGGCCGCGAAGACTTCGATGCCTGGATGTCGGCCGTCCGCACGCTTGAGGCTCGTGGCATCGACTCCAAAATCCCGTTCCCGGTCGACGACGGCGGCTTCTACACATCGGATGCCCCCGGCCTCGAGGGCGCCCGCGTCATCGACGATAACGGCAAGAAGGGCGATGCCAACGACCGCGTCATCAAGGAACTGATCGCCCGCGGCGCGCTCTTTGCCCGCGGCCGGCTGAAGCATCAGTATCCGCATTCCTGGCGCTCGAAGAAGCCGGTGATCTTCCGCAACACGCCGCAATGGTTCGTCCATATGGACAAGACCCTTGCCGACGGCACGACGCTGCGTTCGCGCGCTCTCGGTGCGATCGACGACACCCGCTTCGTACCCGCCGCCGGCCAGAACCGGTTGCGCGCCATGATCGAGGGCCGCCCGGACTGGGTTCTTTCTCGTCAGAGAGCATGGGGCGTGCCGATCGCCGTTTTTGCCGACGAACAGGGCGAGGTCCTCGTCGATGACGCCGTCAACGCCCGCATCCTCGACGCCTTCGAACAGGAGGGCGCCGACGCCTGGTTTGCCGATGGCGCCAAGGAGCGTTTCCTCGGCAACGACCATGACCATTCCCGCTGGACGCAGGTCATGGATATCCTCGACGTCTGGTTCGATTCCGGCTCGACGCACACCTTCACGCTCGAAGACCGCCCGGACCTGAAGTGGCCGGCCGACCTTTATCTCGAGGGTTCCGACCAGCATCGCGGCTGGTTCCATTCGTCACTGCTGGAATCGGCGGCCACCCGCGGCCGCGCCCCTTACAACGCCGTCCTCACCCATGGCTTCACCATGGACGAGAAGGGCGAGAAGATGTCGAAGTCGAAGGGCAACGTCACCGCGCCGCAAGAAGTGATGAAGGATGCCGGCGCCGACATCCTGCGCCTCTGGGTGATGACCTCGGACTATGCCGACGACCTGCGCGTCGGCAAGACGATCATCCAGACCAATGTCGACGCCTATCGCAAGCTGCGCAACACCATCCGCTGGATGCTCGGCACGCTCGCCCACGACACGGGCGAGGAGATCGCGTTTGCCGATCTGCCGGAGCTGGAGCAGTTAATGCTGCACCGGCTTGCCGAACTCGACGAGCTGGTGCGCGAAAACTACGATGCCTTCGATTTCAAGAAGATCGCCCGCGCACTGATCGATTTCGCCAATGTCGAGCTGTCGGCCTTCTATTTCGATGTCCGCAAGGATGCGCTCTACTGCGACGCGCCATCGAGCCTGCGCCGGCGCGCCAGCCTGCACGTCATCCGTCAGATTTTCGATTGCATGGTGACCTGGCTTGCCCCGATGCTGCCCTTCACCACCGAAGAGGCCTGGCTGTCGCGCAATCCGTCCGCCGTTTCCGTGCATCTGGAGCAGTTTGCCCCGGTTGCAAAGGAATGGCGTAACGATGCCCTGGCCGAGAAGTGGAAGAAGATCCGCACAGTCCGCTCGGTTGTCACTGGCGCCCTGGAAATCGAGCGCAAGGACAAGCGCATCGGCTCCTCGCTGGAAGCGGCGCCGGTCGTCTACGTCGCCGATCCGGAATTGCTGAAGGCGCTGGAAGGCCAGGACTTCACCGAAGTCTGCATCACCTCGGCAATCGAGGTCAGGGCTGGCGAAGGCCCGGCGGGGGCCTTCCGTCTGGCCGAAGTGCCTGAGGTCAGCGTCGTGCCGAAGCTTGCAGAGGGTGAGAAATGCGCCCGCTCCTGGCGGATCACCAGGGACGTCGGTTCCGATCCCGAATATCCCGATGTCTCGGCCCGTGATGCTGCAGCCCTTCGCGAGCTTGCGCTACTCGCGTGA
- a CDS encoding TldD/PmbA family protein: protein MSSEIDSSTLLSRASQLIDLAGKAGADAADAVVVRSRSQSVSVRLGKVEGTESSESDDFSLRVFIGKRVASVSANPGFDLQALAERAVAMAKVSPEDPFACLADEASLSKSYPDLQLLDTTEVSSEMLREASLAAEAAALAVKGVTNSSGAGASAGMGGLVLATSHGFEGSYMASRFGHSVSVISGEGTGMERDYDYDSRLYYAELDDPAEIGRRAGERVIKRINPRQVPTGKDVTVIFDPRVARGFVGHIAGAINGAAVARKSSFLRDKMGQQVLKAGLSITDDPLIVRGPSSRPFDGEGVSGERLVMIEDGVLKHWFLSTSTARELGLESNGRGVRGGTAVSPSSTNLALEPGDISPEELIRSVGNGFYVTELIGHGVNMITGEYSRGATGFWIENGELTFPVSEVTIASNLKDMFMRLTLANDIDRKFGVAAPTFAIEGMTLAGQ, encoded by the coding sequence ATGTCCTCAGAAATTGATTCCTCGACACTTCTTTCCCGCGCAAGTCAATTGATCGATCTGGCCGGGAAGGCGGGGGCCGACGCCGCCGACGCCGTCGTCGTCCGGTCGCGCTCGCAATCGGTCAGCGTCCGCCTCGGCAAGGTCGAGGGCACGGAATCCTCCGAAAGCGACGATTTTTCGCTGCGCGTCTTCATCGGCAAACGCGTCGCCAGCGTTTCGGCCAATCCGGGCTTCGATCTCCAGGCGCTTGCCGAACGCGCCGTCGCCATGGCCAAGGTCTCGCCGGAGGATCCGTTCGCCTGCCTGGCGGATGAGGCGAGCCTGTCGAAATCCTATCCCGACCTGCAATTGCTCGATACCACCGAGGTCTCCTCCGAGATGCTGCGCGAGGCGAGCCTTGCCGCGGAGGCAGCAGCCCTTGCGGTCAAGGGTGTCACCAACTCCTCCGGCGCCGGCGCCTCGGCCGGCATGGGCGGCCTCGTCCTTGCCACCTCGCATGGTTTCGAGGGCAGTTACATGGCCTCGCGGTTCGGCCATTCCGTCAGCGTCATATCAGGCGAAGGCACCGGCATGGAGCGCGACTATGACTACGACAGCCGCCTCTACTATGCCGAGCTCGACGATCCCGCTGAAATCGGCCGTCGCGCCGGCGAACGGGTGATAAAGCGCATCAATCCTCGCCAGGTGCCGACCGGCAAGGATGTTACCGTGATCTTCGACCCGCGCGTCGCCCGTGGTTTCGTCGGCCATATCGCCGGCGCGATCAATGGTGCTGCCGTCGCCCGCAAGTCCAGCTTCCTGCGCGACAAGATGGGTCAGCAGGTGCTAAAGGCTGGCCTGTCGATCACCGACGATCCGTTGATCGTGCGCGGCCCCTCCTCGCGGCCCTTCGACGGTGAGGGCGTGTCGGGCGAGCGGCTGGTGATGATCGAGGACGGCGTCTTGAAGCACTGGTTTCTCTCGACCTCGACCGCCCGCGAGTTGGGTCTGGAATCCAATGGCCGCGGCGTGCGCGGCGGCACCGCCGTCTCGCCGTCCTCCACCAATCTTGCCCTTGAACCCGGCGACATCTCGCCCGAGGAACTGATCCGCAGCGTCGGCAACGGTTTTTACGTCACCGAATTGATCGGCCACGGTGTCAACATGATCACCGGCGAATACAGCCGCGGCGCCACCGGCTTCTGGATCGAGAACGGCGAACTCACCTTCCCGGTTTCCGAGGTGACGATCGCCTCGAACCTCAAGGACATGTTCATGCGCCTGACGCTGGCAAACGACATCGACCGCAAATTCGGCGTCGCGGCTCCGACCTTCGCCATCGAAGGCATGACGCTCGCAGGGCAGTAA